GGGCATCTTCGTCCTGGCGCCGTGGGTGCGCAGCGCGGTCGAGCCGGTCCTGGCCGCGACGCTGGGCTGGCTGCCGCTCTTCGGCGGTCCACAGTACGGGATCGGATTGCTGGCGGCCGGCATCATCCTGGCCGTGATGATCATTCCGATCGTGTCCGCGGTCTCACGCGACATCCTGCGGGCGGTGCCGCCGGAACAGCGGGAGGCCATGTACGCGCTGGGCGCGACGCGCTGGGAGGTCATCAGCCGGGCCGTGCTGCCGTACGGCCGGGTCGGCATCATCGGCGCGGTCATCCTGGGCCTCGGGCGCGCCCTGGGTGAGACGATGGCGGTGACGATGGTGATCGGCAACCGGCCGCAGATCGCGACGTCTCTCTTTCAGCCCGCCTACACGATCGCCGCGGTCCTGGCCAACGAGTTCACCGAGGCGACCTCCGACCTGTACCTCTCCGCCCTCATCGAGATGGCGCTCGTCCTCTTCGTCGTCTCGTTGATCGTGAACGCCATGGCGCGGTGGCTGGTGGCGCGCGTCACATCCAAGGTGCCGGTGGGGCTGTGATCGTCCTGGGCCACCGCTCCGCGGAGCGCCGCCGGGTGACGGACCGGATCATGGGCTGGGTGTGCCTCGCGGCGATTCTCATCGCGGTCGCCCCCCTGGCGAGTGTGTTGGGCTACGTCGTCCTCCAGGGCGCGTCGGCGCTGAACTGGGCGTTCTTCACCCATCTTCCCGCGCCCGTCGGCGAGCCGGGCGGAGGGATGGCCAACGCCATCGCCGGGACTCTGACGTTGATCGGGCTCGCCTCGTGCGTCGGCGTCCCCGTCGGGATCCTGGGGGGCCTCTTTCTGGCCGAGGGCGGCGACGGACGGCTGGGATGGTGGATCCGCTTCACGGCCGACGTGCTGAACGGCGTCCCGAGCATCGTGATCGGCGTTTTCGTCTATACGCTCGTCGTGGTCCCGATGCATCGATTTTCGGCCCTGGCCGGCGGGCTGGCCCTGGGCTTCATGATGGTCCCGCTGGTGATGCGGACCACGGAGGAGATGGTGCGGCTGGTGCCATCGTCGCTGCGGGAAGCGTCGCTGGCGCTCGGCATCCGGTGGTGGGTGACAAGCCTGCGGGTCATCCTCCGCACCGCGACGGCCGGCGTGATCACCGGCATCATGCTCGCCATCGCACGCATCGGGGGCGAGACGGCGCCGCTCTTGTTCACCGCGTTCAACAACCAGTACTGGCAGGCGGGCCTGGACCAGCCGATCTCGACGCTCACGGTGCAGTTGTTCACCTACTCGATCGCGCCGTACGACGACTGGCACCGGCAGGCGTGGGCGGCGGCGCTCGTTTTGATGACGATCACGCTCCTCCTGAGCGTGGGAGCGCGCGCGGCGGGCCGCCAGCGGTTTCGAGTGGGGGGGAGGTAGCCCACCGATGGAATCCGAAGTCGTGACTCAAGGTAGGGCGAGCATGACACTGTGGGACCACGCCATTTCCTCGGCGCTGGCCAAGGGGCAGGCCGTCGACACCAACGCTCCGTCGCAGCTGGTGACCCAGGACCTCCATGCCTACTTCGGGCGCACCCATGCCGTGAAGGGGATGTCCCTCACTATCGCCACGAAGCGAATCACCGCGATCATCGGTCCGTCCGGGTGCGGCAAATCGACGTTTCTGCGGTGTCTCAACCGCATGCACGAGGTCGTGCCCGGCGCGCGCATGGCGGGCCGCGTGCTTCTCGACGGCGACGACATCTACGCCCCGAGCGTGGATCCGGTCGAGGTGCGCCGCCGCGTCGGCATGGTGTTTCAGCGGGCCAACCCGTTTCCGACGATGTCGATCTACGACAACGTCGTCGTCGGCCTCCGGCTGAACGGCATCCGCGACCGCCGCATGCTCGACGAGGTCGCCGAGCGGAGCCTCCGGCAGGCCGCGCTGTGGGACGAAGTCAAAGACGTCCTGGCCAGGCCCGGAACGAGTTTGTCCGGCGGCCAGCAGCAGCGGCTGTGCATCGCCCGGGCCCTCGCCGTGCAGCCGGAGGTGCTGCTGATGGACGAGCCGGCGTCCGCCCTCGACCCCGGCTCGACGTTGAAAATCGAAGAGCTGGCCAGGACACTGCGGGAGACGTTGACGATCGTCATCGTGACGCACAACATGCAGCAGGCCGCGCGCGTCTCCGATAGCACCGCCTTCATGCTGGCGGGCGAACTCATCGAGTACGGCCCGACGGCGGAGATCTTCACGCGGCCCAAGGAACGGCAGACGGAAGACTACGTCACCGGCCGGTTCGGCTGATCCCGCGGTTCACGCCGCGGGCAGGTGACGGCGCGGACCCCGCCGGCCGCGGAGCGCGACAGGAAGTGGTCCTGGGAGCCGGGAAACCGTCCCCACGGGTGGAGGCACCCCCGGGGAGACGGCCGTGCAAACGCGAGAGACGTTCGATCGGGAACTGACGAGTCTCCGCGACGATCTGCTTCGCATGGGCGCGCTCGTCGAGGAGGCGGTGCGCCGCTCGATCGAGGCGCTGCGCGCGCGCAGCGTCGAGATGGCCGAGGAGATCATCGCCGCGGACAACTCGATCGACGCGCTGCACCTGGAGCTGGAAGAACGGTGCCTCATGCTGATGGCGACCCAGCAGCCCATGGCGAAGGACCTGCGGACGATCGCCGCGGTGTGGGCGATGACGATGGATCTCGAGCGCATCGGCGACCACGCGGAGGACATCGCCCGGGCGACGAAGCGCATGGCAGGCCAGCCGCTGCTCAAGCCCCTCATCGACATTCCGCGGATGGCGGACATGGTGCAGCGGATGCTCCGGACGGGCCTGGACGCGTTCGTGCGGCGCGACGTCGACCTGGCGCAGCAGATGGCGGCCGCGGACGATGAGGTCGACCACCTCTACGGCCAGGTGTTCCGCGAGTTGCTGACCTACATGATCGAGGATCCCCGCAACATCCAGCGCGCGACGTATCTCCTGGTTTCGGCCCAGGCGCTCGAGCGGATGGGAGACCACGCCACGAACATCGCCGAGCGCGTCATCTACATGGTGACGGGCACCCTGAAGGAGCTGAACGTCTAACCGTTGTGGCCGCATCGCCCCGCGCAGACGCGCGCCGCGGAGATATTCCGGGAATGCGACATCCGCGGGATCTTCGGCCGCGGGCTCGACGTCGAAACGGGCGAGGCCATCGGCCGGGCGTTCGGCACGCTCCTCGACGGGACCGCCCCGGGTGCCATCGTCTGCGGTCACGACAACCGGACCAGTTCGGAGGCCCTCTACGGGGCGGCGATCCACGGCCTGACCCGCGCGGGCCGGGACGTCGCGGCGATCGGCCTCGCCGTGACCCCGATGATGTACTTCGCGGTGCACCACTTCCGCGCGCGGGGCGGGGTGATGGTGACGGCCAGCCACAACCCGCCCGAGTTCAACGGCATCAAACTCGCGGACGGGCCGGGGACGCTGTACGGCGACCAGATTCAGCGCCTGCGGCACATCGCGCAGAGCGGGGTGTTCGCGGACGGCGAGGGGACCGTGGCGATGCAGGAAGTCCGGGGGGCCTACACGGCGATGCTGGTCGACAAGATCCGGCTCGGCCCGCAGCGGCTCCGCGTCGTCGTGGACTGCGGGAACGGGACCGCGGGTGCGTTCACGCCGGCGATCCTGCGGCGGTGGGGATGCGAGGTGGTCCCGCTGTACTGCGATCTCGACCCCGCCTTTCCGCATCATCACCCCGACCCCGTGGACCCCCGCAACATGGCCGACCTGATCCGCGCCGTCCGGACCGAACGCGCCGATCTCGGGATCGGCCTGGACGGGGACGGCGACCGCATCGGCGTGGTCGACGACCGCGGCGCCATCCTGCCGGGGGATCTCCTGATGGCGCTGTTCTGGCGGGAAGTCCTGCGCGCGCATCCGGGGTCGACGGCGCTCGTCGAAGTCAAGTGCTCGCAGGCGCTCGTGGACGAGATCCGGCGGCTGGGCGGGCGCCCGGAGTGGACCCGCACCGGGCATTCGTTGATCAAGGCGCGGATGCGGGAGGCGGGCGCGTTCTTCGCCGGCGAGATGTCCGGCCACATGTTCTTCGCCGACGAGTACTACGGCTACGACGACGCCATCTACGCGGCGGGCCGGCTGCTCCGCCTGCTCTCCCGCACCGACCGCCCGCTGTCGGCCCTCGCCGCGGAGTTCCCCCGCTACCACACGACGGCGGAGATTCGCGTGGCCTGCCCGGACGAGCGAAAATTCGCGATCGTCGCATCACTCACCGCCGAGTTCCGGCGCCGGTACGAGGTGATCGACGTGGACGGGGCGCGGGCGGTCTTTCCCGACGGGTGGGCGCTGGTGCGCGCCAGCAACACGGAGCCGGCCCTCGTGATCCGGGCGGAGGGCGCCACCGCGGCCGCGCTGGGCCGCGCGACGGCGGTGCTGGACGCGGCGCTCCGCGGTTACCCCGAGGTCGCGCCGATTCCCTGGAAGGGATAGCGGGAGGAAGCCGCTCGCGCCGGCGGGAACGAGGTGGATGTCATGTCCGCCCCGGACTCCCGCCGCCTCGCGGAAGGGTCGCAGGATGAGATTGTGGCTCTGGCCCGCGACCTCGTGCGGATCGACACGACCAATACCGGCGTGATGCCCACGGGCAACGAGACCGAGGCCGCGACGCATCTGGCGCGGACGCTGCGCGCGGCCGGCATCGAGTCGGAGATCGCGGGACGCGTCCCGGAGCGCGGCAACCTCGTGGCACGGCTCCCCGGACGCAGCGGACGGATCGCGCTTGTCCTGGCGTCGCATACGGACGTCGTGCCGGCGGGCGCACCCGAGCAGTGGACCCACCCGCCGTTCGACGCCGTCGTCTCGCACGGCCACCTCCTGGGCCGCGGCGCGGCGGACATGAAGGGGACCGTCGCCGCGCAGACGATGGCCCTCATCCTGCTGCGGCGCCTCGGGGCGCCGCTCGCGCACGGCGTCCATTTCGTCTGCGTCGCGGACGAAGAGGCGGGCGGGTCGTACGGGATGGGGTGGGTCGTCCGCGAACGCGCGGATTGGGTGCGCGGCGGCCTCTGCCTCAACGAAGGCGGCGGATTTTTCGTCCCGGTGGAGGGCCGCGACTGGTGCATCCTCGGCGTGGGGGAGAAGGGCCGGTTCGAGATCGCGGCGACCTTTCACGGCCGCGGGGCTCATGCCGCGCGGCCGTGGCAGGGGGACAACGCCTTCTACAAGGCGGCGGCCGCCCTCGACCGCCTGCGCGGCTACGAGGCGGAGCGCGATACGCGCGGTCCCGTCTTCGGCGCGCTGAGCCGCCTCACCGGCCCCGTGACCCCGTCCAACGTGGACGAGGTGATCGCGCGCCTCACCCCCGGAAGCCCGCGCCTCGCCGATCACCTGCGCCAGGTGTCGCGCATGCTGGCGACGCCGACGCTGATCGCCGGCGGCGTGAAGTCGAACAGCGTTCCCGACGCCTGCCGGCTCACCTGCGACGTGCGCGCGCTCCCGCATCAGGGCCCCCCGTACGTCGAGGCGGAGGTGCGCCGGCTGCTCGGCGAGGCGGACGTCCGCGTCGAGCAGACCGCGGTGGCCAACACGTCGCCGGCCACCGAGCCGGTCCTCGCGGCGTTCGCGGACGCCCTCCGGCGGGCGCTCGACCGGCCGGTCGAGCTCGTGCCGAGCCTCAGCGGAGGGTTCACCGATTCGCGCTTCGTTCGCGAGCTCGGCGTGCCGGCCTACGGGTTCTCGCCGGGCCATCCCGACAGCGATCCCGGCCGCCACCACGCGCACGGCCCGAACGAGGCGGTCGCGATCCGCGATCTCGTGCTGCAGACCGCCGTGTACCTCGACCTCGCCTACCGCTACGCCGCCGCGGCCTGACAAGGGGGACGACGATGTTCACCGCGTTTGTGATGATTCAGGCGGAACGCCGGCGGATTCCGGACGTCGCCCGCCGGCTCGCCGAGATCCCGGGCGTCGAGGAAGTGTACTCGGTCACCGGCGAGTGGGACATCATCGCCGTGCTGAAACTGCGCGACTACGACGAGCTCGCGGATCTCGTCACCAGCCGAATGACGGAGGTGCCCGGGATCGTCCGCACGAACACGCACCTCGCCTTCCGCGCGTTCCCGCAGTCGCTCCTCGAGCGGCCGTTCTCGCTGGGGTTGGAGGAACCGGATCGCGGCGGGCAGGGCGGCGGGAGCGGGACCACGGCGGATGGGATGGGGTGAACGCGGCATGAGCACGACGGAACGTGTCGGGCAAGGCGGCAGCGCCTCGCGGACGCCCAGTGGCGCTTATGCCGGGGGTAACGACGCGACCGTGACGTCGCCTCCGGATCTGAGTCCCGCGCAGCTCGTCGACATGCTGCGGATGATGCTCCGCATCCGGCGGTTCGACGAGCGCGCGTTCGACCTGTACCGCGAAGGCGCGATG
The sequence above is a segment of the bacterium genome. Coding sequences within it:
- a CDS encoding M20/M25/M40 family metallo-hydrolase → MSAPDSRRLAEGSQDEIVALARDLVRIDTTNTGVMPTGNETEAATHLARTLRAAGIESEIAGRVPERGNLVARLPGRSGRIALVLASHTDVVPAGAPEQWTHPPFDAVVSHGHLLGRGAADMKGTVAAQTMALILLRRLGAPLAHGVHFVCVADEEAGGSYGMGWVVRERADWVRGGLCLNEGGGFFVPVEGRDWCILGVGEKGRFEIAATFHGRGAHAARPWQGDNAFYKAAAALDRLRGYEAERDTRGPVFGALSRLTGPVTPSNVDEVIARLTPGSPRLADHLRQVSRMLATPTLIAGGVKSNSVPDACRLTCDVRALPHQGPPYVEAEVRRLLGEADVRVEQTAVANTSPATEPVLAAFADALRRALDRPVELVPSLSGGFTDSRFVRELGVPAYGFSPGHPDSDPGRHHAHGPNEAVAIRDLVLQTAVYLDLAYRYAAAA
- a CDS encoding phosphomannomutase/phosphoglucomutase; its protein translation is MWPHRPAQTRAAEIFRECDIRGIFGRGLDVETGEAIGRAFGTLLDGTAPGAIVCGHDNRTSSEALYGAAIHGLTRAGRDVAAIGLAVTPMMYFAVHHFRARGGVMVTASHNPPEFNGIKLADGPGTLYGDQIQRLRHIAQSGVFADGEGTVAMQEVRGAYTAMLVDKIRLGPQRLRVVVDCGNGTAGAFTPAILRRWGCEVVPLYCDLDPAFPHHHPDPVDPRNMADLIRAVRTERADLGIGLDGDGDRIGVVDDRGAILPGDLLMALFWREVLRAHPGSTALVEVKCSQALVDEIRRLGGRPEWTRTGHSLIKARMREAGAFFAGEMSGHMFFADEYYGYDDAIYAAGRLLRLLSRTDRPLSALAAEFPRYHTTAEIRVACPDERKFAIVASLTAEFRRRYEVIDVDGARAVFPDGWALVRASNTEPALVIRAEGATAAALGRATAVLDAALRGYPEVAPIPWKG
- a CDS encoding Lrp/AsnC ligand binding domain-containing protein, translating into MFTAFVMIQAERRRIPDVARRLAEIPGVEEVYSVTGEWDIIAVLKLRDYDELADLVTSRMTEVPGIVRTNTHLAFRAFPQSLLERPFSLGLEEPDRGGQGGGSGTTADGMG
- the pstA gene encoding phosphate ABC transporter permease PstA; amino-acid sequence: MTDRIMGWVCLAAILIAVAPLASVLGYVVLQGASALNWAFFTHLPAPVGEPGGGMANAIAGTLTLIGLASCVGVPVGILGGLFLAEGGDGRLGWWIRFTADVLNGVPSIVIGVFVYTLVVVPMHRFSALAGGLALGFMMVPLVMRTTEEMVRLVPSSLREASLALGIRWWVTSLRVILRTATAGVITGIMLAIARIGGETAPLLFTAFNNQYWQAGLDQPISTLTVQLFTYSIAPYDDWHRQAWAAALVLMTITLLLSVGARAAGRQRFRVGGR
- the phoU gene encoding phosphate signaling complex protein PhoU codes for the protein MQTRETFDRELTSLRDDLLRMGALVEEAVRRSIEALRARSVEMAEEIIAADNSIDALHLELEERCLMLMATQQPMAKDLRTIAAVWAMTMDLERIGDHAEDIARATKRMAGQPLLKPLIDIPRMADMVQRMLRTGLDAFVRRDVDLAQQMAAADDEVDHLYGQVFRELLTYMIEDPRNIQRATYLLVSAQALERMGDHATNIAERVIYMVTGTLKELNV
- the pstC gene encoding phosphate ABC transporter permease subunit PstC, with protein sequence MSYAVPARRGGPPPLPAVPRSRSRGGHRGDTVFRVTLTIFGLAVIVLVAGIAVMLAGAAMPSIRRFGLAFLWTSRWDPVHNVFGALPFVFGTIASSALALLIAVPISLGVAIYLVEIAPSQTALALSFLVELLAAIPSVILGLWGIFVLAPWVRSAVEPVLAATLGWLPLFGGPQYGIGLLAAGIILAVMIIPIVSAVSRDILRAVPPEQREAMYALGATRWEVISRAVLPYGRVGIIGAVILGLGRALGETMAVTMVIGNRPQIATSLFQPAYTIAAVLANEFTEATSDLYLSALIEMALVLFVVSLIVNAMARWLVARVTSKVPVGL
- the pstB gene encoding phosphate ABC transporter ATP-binding protein PstB, yielding MTLWDHAISSALAKGQAVDTNAPSQLVTQDLHAYFGRTHAVKGMSLTIATKRITAIIGPSGCGKSTFLRCLNRMHEVVPGARMAGRVLLDGDDIYAPSVDPVEVRRRVGMVFQRANPFPTMSIYDNVVVGLRLNGIRDRRMLDEVAERSLRQAALWDEVKDVLARPGTSLSGGQQQRLCIARALAVQPEVLLMDEPASALDPGSTLKIEELARTLRETLTIVIVTHNMQQAARVSDSTAFMLAGELIEYGPTAEIFTRPKERQTEDYVTGRFG